The sequence AGGACCTCGCCGTGGCCCCGGCCATGACGATTGCCGAGAACCTGTTTCTTGGCCGCGAGATCCTGCGCCCAGGCTTCCTGGGCAGCTTCCTGCGCATGATGGACAAAAAGAAAATGCTGAGCGAGAGCATCTCGCGCATGAACGATCTGAAGGTCGGCATCCGCTACATGACGCAGGCGGTGGAAACGCTCTCGGGCGGCCAGCGCCAGTGTGTGGCGGTGGCGCGCGCGGCGGCCTTCGCGCAGCACGTGGTGATCATGGACGAGCCCACCGCCGCGCTGGGCGTGAAGGAGGGCAACATGGTGCTGGAGCTGATCCGCCGCGTGCGCGACAAGGGCCTGCCGGTGATCCTGATCAGCCACAACATGCCGCACGTGTTCGAGATCGCCGACCGCATCCACATCGCGCGCCTGGGCAAACGCGCGGCGGTGGTCAACCCCAAGGTGATCAGCATGAGCGACACCGTGGCCGTGATGACCGGCGCCAAGCTGGCCGAAGAACTGCCTGCCGAGGCACTGGCCTGACCATGCTCAAAGGCATCGATCCCCTGCTCAGCCCCGAGCTGCTCAAGTTGCTGGCCGAGATGGGCCACGACGACGCGCTGGTGCTGGCCGACGCGAATTTCACCGCCATGAGCCTGGGCGCGGGCAAGACCGTGCTGCGCCTGCCGGGCGTGGGCATGGCGCGCACGGTGCAGGCCGTGGCCAGCGTGCTGCCGTTGGCGGCCGACGTGCCGCAGCCCGTGGCCTACATGCAGGTGGGCGGCACCGAGGCGCCTTACAGGTCGGCCCTGCAGCGCGAGACGCTCTCCGTGCTGGCCGCTGAAGGCCTGCGTGATGACCAGGCCGAAGCGGTGGAGCGGTTCGCGTTTTACGAGCGCGTGAAAAGGGCCTACGCCATCGTCGTCACCGGCGAGCTGCAGCCCTGGGGCAACTTCATCCTGCGCAAGGGTGTCATCGGCGACACTTTGCGCACCTGAATCCGACACCGAACCCGACGCAGTGAACAACGAAGACGCCGCCGCCGAAGCCTTGCCCGACACCGAACCGGGTGACCAGCCGCGCCTGCGCCCGCGCGGCTCCAACCAGGTGGGCATGCGCCAGTTCAACGAGCGGGTGGTGCTGCAGGCGCTGCGCGTGCACGGCAGCCTGGCCAAGGCCGACATCGCGCGCCTGACCGGGCTCACGGCCCAGACCATCGGCCTGATCACCGCGCGGCTCGACGAAGACCAGTTGCTGCGTCGTGAGGCACCCGTGCGCGGGCGCGTGGGCCAGCCCTCGGTGCCACTGGGCCTGCACCCGGACGGCGCGTTCGCCATCGGCATCAAGATCGGCCGGCGAAGCGCCGACTGGCTGCTGGTGGACTTCACCGGACAGGTGCGCGAACGCCTCGTGCTGGACTACGCCTTCCCCGAC is a genomic window of Hydrogenophaga sp. RAC07 containing:
- a CDS encoding ATP-binding cassette domain-containing protein, which gives rise to MNPNAPLVIQARGLVKRYGQVTALDGADFELRAGEILAVIGDNGAGKSSLIKALSGATIPDEGQIFLDGQPIHFKSPIDARRAGIETVYQDLAVAPAMTIAENLFLGREILRPGFLGSFLRMMDKKKMLSESISRMNDLKVGIRYMTQAVETLSGGQRQCVAVARAAAFAQHVVIMDEPTAALGVKEGNMVLELIRRVRDKGLPVILISHNMPHVFEIADRIHIARLGKRAAVVNPKVISMSDTVAVMTGAKLAEELPAEALA
- a CDS encoding RbsD/FucU family protein, producing MLKGIDPLLSPELLKLLAEMGHDDALVLADANFTAMSLGAGKTVLRLPGVGMARTVQAVASVLPLAADVPQPVAYMQVGGTEAPYRSALQRETLSVLAAEGLRDDQAEAVERFAFYERVKRAYAIVVTGELQPWGNFILRKGVIGDTLRT